From Cotesia glomerata isolate CgM1 linkage group LG2, MPM_Cglom_v2.3, whole genome shotgun sequence, a single genomic window includes:
- the LOC123275483 gene encoding JNK-interacting protein 3 isoform X9 produces the protein MDQETVYGTHEDNHVVMSEKVQSLAGSIYQEFERMIARYDEDVVKELMPLLVNVLECLDIAYTENQEHEVELELLREDNEQLVTQYEREKQLRKASDQKLLELEDVAEDERKELLSKIDSLESILKMLELKTKNSHDHVVRLEEKEAELKREYSRLHDRYTELFKTHVDYMERTKMLVGSSERLENSTNNRGPNRLPGLNLANMSRSSGPLSYGFQSLEGSMNAEDIQEESPTQGTSLKSEMQDSSSEAVIETSDKSQLTDNPTQDNQVPSLSRPYIDESPETDVPPPAITTPTTPIIDKQVSTPSGRSRTEREQRSGNTLYQELSFQDADALGEMDEGADITGSWVHPGEYASSGMGKEVENLIMENNELLATKNALNIVKDDLIVKVDELTSEQEILRDEIRVHQQARERLRQKIATLEEELKKVKEEAEAAAKATKSDDEEDVPLAQRKRFTRVEMARVLMERNQYKERFMELQEAVRWTEMIRASKTDPASISGGKQSVWKFFSNLFTGPADRGSLHRNPHALPHIRYSAPTNQVVPAPPLDAMRRRTLKNRHEIFDQGDTIRHFSSSEKRVARLANERKEQYRQVRAHVRKEDGRLQAYGWSLPGKPSAPARQPVPVPVYCRPLQETEPGMKIWCGAGVNLSGGKTRDGGLAVGGSVFYADEAKETSVVKGEVEDAVEHLDKELQESEQRRLEAEHQDQQLSSLVWICTSTQKMSKVSVIDANNPADILQVFNVCQSHLLCIASVPGAKQSDYIHNTDDCSPRTMNGMGEIDLGNLKNANHNSDNLIIGEATTNSDTKNCQKTEDFIDRSQATSEGPSSLEEKPSDDSEKITDIDHSLNTEPQSLEATDGESVLIGKIHFVQSSIDNPSIKKEIDSNVPKANVDSDTTIEKMSSIQPTMWLGAQNGAIYVHSAVTQWSVCLHTVMLKDAVLGIVHIQGRVLVALADGTVVIFRRGSDGQWDLSKYHVITLGSPQHAIRCMTSVSGKTVWCGYRNKIHVIDPVLMTLECTVDAHPRRESQVRQLAWLGEGVWVSIRLDSTLRLYHAHTYQHLQDVDIEPYVSKMLGTGKLGFSFVRITALLISSNRLWIGTGNGVIISVPLSESAGGSLAVSRVQSVGSKSDAPGVGVRVFASEHGVTPGSFVPYCSMAHAQLSFHGHRDAVKMFVAVPGHGGQSAVSDGSQPAMLVLSGGEGYIDFRVGDGDETEEGLERTNVTVASHEEHSEQSHLIVWQVQSPIQING, from the exons ATGGATCAAGAAACAGTATATGGAACCCATGAGGATAATCATGTGGTGATGTCTGAAAAAGTTCAGTCATTAGCTGGAAGTATTTATCAAGAATTTGAAAGGATGATAGCTCGATATGATGAAGATGTTGTAAAAGAGTTGATGCCATTACTAGTCAATGTATTAGAGTGTTTAGATATAGCGTATACTGAAAATCAAGAGCATGAAGTTGAATTGGAATTATTGAGAGAAGACAATGAACAATTAGTCACTCAGTATGAACGAGAAAAACAGCTACGGAAAGCATCGGATcag AAACTGTTGGAGCTCGAAGATGTTGCTGAAGATGAACGAAAGGAGTTGCTATCGAAGATTGATAGTTTGGAATCAATACTAAAAATGTTGGAGCTCAAGACTAAAAATTCACATGATCATG tTGTTCGCTTGGAAGAAAAAGAAGCTGAATTAAAACGTGAATATTCACGTTTACATGATCGATATACGGAACTATTCAAAACCCACGTCGATTATATGGAACGAACAAAAATGTTAGTCGGTAGCTCGGAAAGACTCgaaaattcaacaaataatCGTGGTCCAAATAGATTACCTGGGCTTAATTTAGCTAATATGTCACGAAGCTCTGGACCTTTAAGTTATGGATTTCAGAGTTTAGAAGGTAGTATGAATGCTGAAGATATACAGGAAGAAAGTCCCACACAAGGTACTAGTTTAAAATCTGAAATGCAAGACAGTAGTAGTGAGGCGGTCATCGAAACTTCAGATAAAAGTCAACTGACGGACAATCCAACTCAAGATAATCAAGTACCGAGTTTATCACGAC CATACATTGACGAAAGTCCAGAAACTGATGTTCCACCTCCTGCAATAACAACTCCAACAACCCCAATTATAGATAAGCAAGTAAGTACTCCTAGTGGACGAAGTCGAACTGAACGAGAGCAACGTAGTGGTAATACGCTGTATCAAGAGCTCAGTTTCCAAGATGCTGACGCTTTAGGAGAAATGGACGAAGGTGCAGACATTACTG GCAGTTGGGTTCATCCAGGGGAATATGCATCATCGG GAATgggaaaagaagttgaaaatcttattatggaaaataatgAACTCTTAGCGACAAA gaATGCTTTGAATATTGTAAAAGACGATTTGATAGTCAAAGTAGACGAATTGACaag TGAACAAGAAATTTTACGTGACGAAATAAGAGTTCATCAACAAGCTCGTGAACGACTACGCCAAAAAATAGCGACATTGGAAGAAGAATTGAAGAAAGTTAAAGAGGAAGCTGAAGCTGCTGCAAAAGCGACCAAAAGTGACGATGAAGAAGACGTACCATTAGCACAAAGGAAAAGATTCACCCGAGTTGAGATGGCGAGAGTACTTATGGAAAGAAATCAATATAAAGAACGATTTATGGAGCTTCAGGAAGCTGTTAGATGGACTGAAATGATTCGAGCTAGCAAAACAGACCCAGCTAGTATTTCTGGTGGAAAACAATCTGTTTGGAAGTT tTTTAGTAATCTCTTTACCGGACCAGCTGATCGGGGGTCTTTACATCGAAATCCTCATGCATTGCCTCATATTCGATATAGCGCTCCAACTAATCAAGTTGTACCAGCTCCACCATTAGATGCAATGCGTAGACGTACACTAAAAAATCGTCATGAGATTTTTGACCAAGGAGATACAAT TAGACATTTCAGCTCATCAGAAAAACGAGTGGCCAGACTTGCAAACGAAAGGAAAGAACAATATCGACAAGTTAGGGCACACGTGAGAAAAGAAGATGGCCGATTGCAAGCTTATGGATGGAGTTTGCCTGGAAAACCTAGTGCACCTGCTAGACAGCCAGTTCCAGTTCCTGTTTATTGTCGTCCACTTCAAGAAACTGAACCGGGAATGAAG atatggTGTGGGGCTGGAGTTAACTTAAGTGGTGGCAAAACCCGTGATGGTGGATTAGCTGTCGGTGGAAGTGTTTTTTATGCTGACGAAGCTAAAGAAACATCAGTAGTAAAAGGAGAGGTTGAGGATGCTGTTGAACATCTGGACAAAGAACTACAGGAATCTGAACAACGTCGCTTGGAAGCTGAACACCAAGATCAACAATTAAGTTCTCTTGTATGGATCTGCACTTCAACTCAAAAAATGTCCAAAGTATCTGTGATAGATGCTAATAATCCAGCAGATATTTTACAAGTGTTTAATGTTTGTCAGAGTCATTTGCTCTGCATTGCAAGTGTACCTGGTGCCAAACAAAGCGATTATATTCATAATACAGATGACTGTTCACCTCGAACAATGAATGGAATGGGTGAAATAGATCTTGGTAATCTTAAAAATGCCAATCATAAcagtgataatttaattattggagAAGCTACAACGAATAGTGACACTAAAAACTGTCAGAAAACAGAAGACTTTATTGATCGCAGCCAAGCAACCTCTGAAGGACCTAGTTCTTTGGAAGAAAAACCGAGCGAtgattctgaaaaaattactgacATTGATCATAGTTTAAATACTGAACCTCAAAGTTTAGAAGCAACTGATGGTGAATCAGTACTTATAGGTAAAATACACTTTGTTCAAAGTAGTATTGACAATCCgtcaattaaaaaagaaatagatTCAAATGTGCCGAAAGCCAACGTTGATAGTGATAcaactattgaaaaaatgtcaTCAATCCAACCTACTATGTGGTTAGGAGCTCAAAACGGAGCTATTTATGTTCACTCAGCAGTTACTCAATGGTCTGTCTGTTTGCATACAGTAATGCTCAAGGATGCAGTGTTGGGaatagt TCACATACAAGGTAGAGTGCTAGTAGCTCTTGCTGATGGAACAGTGGTAATATTTCGACGAGGATCTGATGGGCAATGGGATTTATCCAAATATCATGTTATAACTTTAGGAAGTCCACAACATGCAATTAGATGCATGACATCTGTATCAGGAAAAACAGTTTGGTGTggatatagaaataaaattcatgTAATTGATCCAGTCCTCATGACTCTCGag TGTACCGTTGACGCACACCCAAGACGAGAATCACAAGTCCGACAATTAGCTTGGCTTGGTGAAGGTGTCTGGGTTAGCATAAGATTAGACTCTACATTAAGATTATATCATGCTCATACGTATCAACATCTTCAAGACGTAGACATTGAACCGTATGTCAGTAAAATGCTTGGTACTGGAAAACTTGGTTTTTCTTTTGTTAGAATCACCGCATTGCTTATTTCCTCTAACCGACTGTGGATTGGAACGGGCAATGGTGTAATCATATCTGTACCATTATCTGAAA gTGCTGGAGGATCTTTAGCAGTATCTAGAGTACAAAGTGTGGGAAGTAAAAGTGATGCGCCTGGAGTTGGAGTAAGGGTATTCGCGTCAGAGCATGGGGTAACACCAGGAAGTTTTGTACCATATTGCAGTATGGCACATGCTCAACTCAGCTTCCATGGACATCGAGACGCGGTCAAAATGTTTGTTGCTGTCCCTG GGCACGGAGGTCAAAGTGCTGTTTCAGATGGTTCTCAACCAGCAATGTTAGTTTTATCAGGTGGTGAAGGCTACATTGATTTTCGTGTTG
- the LOC123275483 gene encoding JNK-interacting protein 3 isoform X7 has product MDQETVYGTHEDNHVVMSEKVQSLAGSIYQEFERMIARYDEDVVKELMPLLVNVLECLDIAYTENQEHEVELELLREDNEQLVTQYEREKQLRKASDQKLLELEDVAEDERKELLSKIDSLESILKMLELKTKNSHDHGTIANTTSCYCPHRAQCHIVRLEEKEAELKREYSRLHDRYTELFKTHVDYMERTKMLVGSSERLENSTNNRGPNRLPGLNLANMSRSSGPLSYGFQSLEGSMNAEDIQEESPTQGTSLKSEMQDSSSEAVIETSDKSQLTDNPTQDNQVPSLSRPYIDESPETDVPPPAITTPTTPIIDKQVSTPSGRSRTEREQRSGNTLYQELSFQDADALGEMDEGADITGSWVHPGEYASSVNDNFFGMGKEVENLIMENNELLATKNALNIVKDDLIVKVDELTSEQEILRDEIRVHQQARERLRQKIATLEEELKKVKEEAEAAAKATKSDDEEDVPLAQRKRFTRVEMARVLMERNQYKERFMELQEAVRWTEMIRASKTDPASISGGKQSVWKFFSNLFTGPADRGSLHRNPHALPHIRYSAPTNQVVPAPPLDAMRRRTLKNRHEIFDQGDTIRHFSSSEKRVARLANERKEQYRQVRAHVRKEDGRLQAYGWSLPGKPSAPARQPVPVPVYCRPLQETEPGMKIWCGAGVNLSGGKTRDGGLAVGGSVFYADEAKETSVVKGEVEDAVEHLDKELQESEQRRLEAEHQDQQLSSLVWICTSTQKMSKVSVIDANNPADILQVFNVCQSHLLCIASVPGAKQSDYIHNTDDCSPRTMNGMGEIDLGNLKNANHNSDNLIIGEATTNSDTKNCQKTEDFIDRSQATSEGPSSLEEKPSDDSEKITDIDHSLNTEPQSLEATDGESVLIGKIHFVQSSIDNPSIKKEIDSNVPKANVDSDTTIEKMSSIQPTMWLGAQNGAIYVHSAVTQWSVCLHTVMLKDAVLGIVHIQGRVLVALADGTVVIFRRGSDGQWDLSKYHVITLGSPQHAIRCMTSVSGKTVWCGYRNKIHVIDPVLMTLECTVDAHPRRESQVRQLAWLGEGVWVSIRLDSTLRLYHAHTYQHLQDVDIEPYVSKMLGTGKLGFSFVRITALLISSNRLWIGTGNGVIISVPLSESAGGSLAVSRVQSVGSKSDAPGVGVRVFASEHGVTPGSFVPYCSMAHAQLSFHGHRDAVKMFVAVPGHGGQSAVSDGSQPAMLVLSGGEGYIDFRVEEAEDENDVATHLIVWQLVR; this is encoded by the exons ATGGATCAAGAAACAGTATATGGAACCCATGAGGATAATCATGTGGTGATGTCTGAAAAAGTTCAGTCATTAGCTGGAAGTATTTATCAAGAATTTGAAAGGATGATAGCTCGATATGATGAAGATGTTGTAAAAGAGTTGATGCCATTACTAGTCAATGTATTAGAGTGTTTAGATATAGCGTATACTGAAAATCAAGAGCATGAAGTTGAATTGGAATTATTGAGAGAAGACAATGAACAATTAGTCACTCAGTATGAACGAGAAAAACAGCTACGGAAAGCATCGGATcag AAACTGTTGGAGCTCGAAGATGTTGCTGAAGATGAACGAAAGGAGTTGCTATCGAAGATTGATAGTTTGGAATCAATACTAAAAATGTTGGAGCTCAAGACTAAAAATTCACATGATCATGGTACAATTGCAAATACCACTTCGTGTTACTGCCCCCACAGAGCACAATGCCACA tTGTTCGCTTGGAAGAAAAAGAAGCTGAATTAAAACGTGAATATTCACGTTTACATGATCGATATACGGAACTATTCAAAACCCACGTCGATTATATGGAACGAACAAAAATGTTAGTCGGTAGCTCGGAAAGACTCgaaaattcaacaaataatCGTGGTCCAAATAGATTACCTGGGCTTAATTTAGCTAATATGTCACGAAGCTCTGGACCTTTAAGTTATGGATTTCAGAGTTTAGAAGGTAGTATGAATGCTGAAGATATACAGGAAGAAAGTCCCACACAAGGTACTAGTTTAAAATCTGAAATGCAAGACAGTAGTAGTGAGGCGGTCATCGAAACTTCAGATAAAAGTCAACTGACGGACAATCCAACTCAAGATAATCAAGTACCGAGTTTATCACGAC CATACATTGACGAAAGTCCAGAAACTGATGTTCCACCTCCTGCAATAACAACTCCAACAACCCCAATTATAGATAAGCAAGTAAGTACTCCTAGTGGACGAAGTCGAACTGAACGAGAGCAACGTAGTGGTAATACGCTGTATCAAGAGCTCAGTTTCCAAGATGCTGACGCTTTAGGAGAAATGGACGAAGGTGCAGACATTACTG GCAGTTGGGTTCATCCAGGGGAATATGCATCATCGG TTAATGATAACTTTTTTg GAATgggaaaagaagttgaaaatcttattatggaaaataatgAACTCTTAGCGACAAA gaATGCTTTGAATATTGTAAAAGACGATTTGATAGTCAAAGTAGACGAATTGACaag TGAACAAGAAATTTTACGTGACGAAATAAGAGTTCATCAACAAGCTCGTGAACGACTACGCCAAAAAATAGCGACATTGGAAGAAGAATTGAAGAAAGTTAAAGAGGAAGCTGAAGCTGCTGCAAAAGCGACCAAAAGTGACGATGAAGAAGACGTACCATTAGCACAAAGGAAAAGATTCACCCGAGTTGAGATGGCGAGAGTACTTATGGAAAGAAATCAATATAAAGAACGATTTATGGAGCTTCAGGAAGCTGTTAGATGGACTGAAATGATTCGAGCTAGCAAAACAGACCCAGCTAGTATTTCTGGTGGAAAACAATCTGTTTGGAAGTT tTTTAGTAATCTCTTTACCGGACCAGCTGATCGGGGGTCTTTACATCGAAATCCTCATGCATTGCCTCATATTCGATATAGCGCTCCAACTAATCAAGTTGTACCAGCTCCACCATTAGATGCAATGCGTAGACGTACACTAAAAAATCGTCATGAGATTTTTGACCAAGGAGATACAAT TAGACATTTCAGCTCATCAGAAAAACGAGTGGCCAGACTTGCAAACGAAAGGAAAGAACAATATCGACAAGTTAGGGCACACGTGAGAAAAGAAGATGGCCGATTGCAAGCTTATGGATGGAGTTTGCCTGGAAAACCTAGTGCACCTGCTAGACAGCCAGTTCCAGTTCCTGTTTATTGTCGTCCACTTCAAGAAACTGAACCGGGAATGAAG atatggTGTGGGGCTGGAGTTAACTTAAGTGGTGGCAAAACCCGTGATGGTGGATTAGCTGTCGGTGGAAGTGTTTTTTATGCTGACGAAGCTAAAGAAACATCAGTAGTAAAAGGAGAGGTTGAGGATGCTGTTGAACATCTGGACAAAGAACTACAGGAATCTGAACAACGTCGCTTGGAAGCTGAACACCAAGATCAACAATTAAGTTCTCTTGTATGGATCTGCACTTCAACTCAAAAAATGTCCAAAGTATCTGTGATAGATGCTAATAATCCAGCAGATATTTTACAAGTGTTTAATGTTTGTCAGAGTCATTTGCTCTGCATTGCAAGTGTACCTGGTGCCAAACAAAGCGATTATATTCATAATACAGATGACTGTTCACCTCGAACAATGAATGGAATGGGTGAAATAGATCTTGGTAATCTTAAAAATGCCAATCATAAcagtgataatttaattattggagAAGCTACAACGAATAGTGACACTAAAAACTGTCAGAAAACAGAAGACTTTATTGATCGCAGCCAAGCAACCTCTGAAGGACCTAGTTCTTTGGAAGAAAAACCGAGCGAtgattctgaaaaaattactgacATTGATCATAGTTTAAATACTGAACCTCAAAGTTTAGAAGCAACTGATGGTGAATCAGTACTTATAGGTAAAATACACTTTGTTCAAAGTAGTATTGACAATCCgtcaattaaaaaagaaatagatTCAAATGTGCCGAAAGCCAACGTTGATAGTGATAcaactattgaaaaaatgtcaTCAATCCAACCTACTATGTGGTTAGGAGCTCAAAACGGAGCTATTTATGTTCACTCAGCAGTTACTCAATGGTCTGTCTGTTTGCATACAGTAATGCTCAAGGATGCAGTGTTGGGaatagt TCACATACAAGGTAGAGTGCTAGTAGCTCTTGCTGATGGAACAGTGGTAATATTTCGACGAGGATCTGATGGGCAATGGGATTTATCCAAATATCATGTTATAACTTTAGGAAGTCCACAACATGCAATTAGATGCATGACATCTGTATCAGGAAAAACAGTTTGGTGTggatatagaaataaaattcatgTAATTGATCCAGTCCTCATGACTCTCGag TGTACCGTTGACGCACACCCAAGACGAGAATCACAAGTCCGACAATTAGCTTGGCTTGGTGAAGGTGTCTGGGTTAGCATAAGATTAGACTCTACATTAAGATTATATCATGCTCATACGTATCAACATCTTCAAGACGTAGACATTGAACCGTATGTCAGTAAAATGCTTGGTACTGGAAAACTTGGTTTTTCTTTTGTTAGAATCACCGCATTGCTTATTTCCTCTAACCGACTGTGGATTGGAACGGGCAATGGTGTAATCATATCTGTACCATTATCTGAAA gTGCTGGAGGATCTTTAGCAGTATCTAGAGTACAAAGTGTGGGAAGTAAAAGTGATGCGCCTGGAGTTGGAGTAAGGGTATTCGCGTCAGAGCATGGGGTAACACCAGGAAGTTTTGTACCATATTGCAGTATGGCACATGCTCAACTCAGCTTCCATGGACATCGAGACGCGGTCAAAATGTTTGTTGCTGTCCCTG GGCACGGAGGTCAAAGTGCTGTTTCAGATGGTTCTCAACCAGCAATGTTAGTTTTATCAGGTGGTGAAGGCTACATTGATTTTCGTGTTG
- the LOC123275483 gene encoding JNK-interacting protein 3 isoform X2 — protein sequence MDQETVYGTHEDNHVVMSEKVQSLAGSIYQEFERMIARYDEDVVKELMPLLVNVLECLDIAYTENQEHEVELELLREDNEQLVTQYEREKQLRKASDQKLLELEDVAEDERKELLSKIDSLESILKMLELKTKNSHDHGTIANTTSCYCPHRAQCHIVRLEEKEAELKREYSRLHDRYTELFKTHVDYMERTKMLVGSSERLENSTNNRGPNRLPGLNLANMSRSSGPLSYGFQSLEGSMNAEDIQEESPTQGTSLKSEMQDSSSEAVIETSDKSQLTDNPTQDNQVPSLSRPYIDESPETDVPPPAITTPTTPIIDKQVSTPSGRSRTEREQRSGNTLYQELSFQDADALGEMDEGADITGSWVHPGEYASSVNDNFFGMGKEVENLIMENNELLATKNALNIVKDDLIVKVDELTSEQEILRDEIRVHQQARERLRQKIATLEEELKKVKEEAEAAAKATKSDDEEDVPLAQRKRFTRVEMARVLMERNQYKERFMELQEAVRWTEMIRASKTDPASISGGKQSVWKFFSNLFTGPADRGSLHRNPHALPHIRYSAPTNQVVPAPPLDAMRRRTLKNRHEIFDQGDTISSEKRVARLANERKEQYRQVRAHVRKEDGRLQAYGWSLPGKPSAPARQPVPVPVYCRPLQETEPGMKIWCGAGVNLSGGKTRDGGLAVGGSVFYADEAKETSVVKGEVEDAVEHLDKELQESEQRRLEAEHQDQQLSSLVWICTSTQKMSKVSVIDANNPADILQVFNVCQSHLLCIASVPGAKQSDYIHNTDDCSPRTMNGMGEIDLGNLKNANHNSDNLIIGEATTNSDTKNCQKTEDFIDRSQATSEGPSSLEEKPSDDSEKITDIDHSLNTEPQSLEATDGESVLIGKIHFVQSSIDNPSIKKEIDSNVPKANVDSDTTIEKMSSIQPTMWLGAQNGAIYVHSAVTQWSVCLHTVMLKDAVLGIVHIQGRVLVALADGTVVIFRRGSDGQWDLSKYHVITLGSPQHAIRCMTSVSGKTVWCGYRNKIHVIDPVLMTLECTVDAHPRRESQVRQLAWLGEGVWVSIRLDSTLRLYHAHTYQHLQDVDIEPYVSKMLGTGKLGFSFVRITALLISSNRLWIGTGNGVIISVPLSESAGGSLAVSRVQSVGSKSDAPGVGVRVFASEHGVTPGSFVPYCSMAHAQLSFHGHRDAVKMFVAVPGHGGQSAVSDGSQPAMLVLSGGEGYIDFRVGDGDETEEGLERTNVTVASHEEHSEQSHLIVWQVQSPIQING from the exons ATGGATCAAGAAACAGTATATGGAACCCATGAGGATAATCATGTGGTGATGTCTGAAAAAGTTCAGTCATTAGCTGGAAGTATTTATCAAGAATTTGAAAGGATGATAGCTCGATATGATGAAGATGTTGTAAAAGAGTTGATGCCATTACTAGTCAATGTATTAGAGTGTTTAGATATAGCGTATACTGAAAATCAAGAGCATGAAGTTGAATTGGAATTATTGAGAGAAGACAATGAACAATTAGTCACTCAGTATGAACGAGAAAAACAGCTACGGAAAGCATCGGATcag AAACTGTTGGAGCTCGAAGATGTTGCTGAAGATGAACGAAAGGAGTTGCTATCGAAGATTGATAGTTTGGAATCAATACTAAAAATGTTGGAGCTCAAGACTAAAAATTCACATGATCATGGTACAATTGCAAATACCACTTCGTGTTACTGCCCCCACAGAGCACAATGCCACA tTGTTCGCTTGGAAGAAAAAGAAGCTGAATTAAAACGTGAATATTCACGTTTACATGATCGATATACGGAACTATTCAAAACCCACGTCGATTATATGGAACGAACAAAAATGTTAGTCGGTAGCTCGGAAAGACTCgaaaattcaacaaataatCGTGGTCCAAATAGATTACCTGGGCTTAATTTAGCTAATATGTCACGAAGCTCTGGACCTTTAAGTTATGGATTTCAGAGTTTAGAAGGTAGTATGAATGCTGAAGATATACAGGAAGAAAGTCCCACACAAGGTACTAGTTTAAAATCTGAAATGCAAGACAGTAGTAGTGAGGCGGTCATCGAAACTTCAGATAAAAGTCAACTGACGGACAATCCAACTCAAGATAATCAAGTACCGAGTTTATCACGAC CATACATTGACGAAAGTCCAGAAACTGATGTTCCACCTCCTGCAATAACAACTCCAACAACCCCAATTATAGATAAGCAAGTAAGTACTCCTAGTGGACGAAGTCGAACTGAACGAGAGCAACGTAGTGGTAATACGCTGTATCAAGAGCTCAGTTTCCAAGATGCTGACGCTTTAGGAGAAATGGACGAAGGTGCAGACATTACTG GCAGTTGGGTTCATCCAGGGGAATATGCATCATCGG TTAATGATAACTTTTTTg GAATgggaaaagaagttgaaaatcttattatggaaaataatgAACTCTTAGCGACAAA gaATGCTTTGAATATTGTAAAAGACGATTTGATAGTCAAAGTAGACGAATTGACaag TGAACAAGAAATTTTACGTGACGAAATAAGAGTTCATCAACAAGCTCGTGAACGACTACGCCAAAAAATAGCGACATTGGAAGAAGAATTGAAGAAAGTTAAAGAGGAAGCTGAAGCTGCTGCAAAAGCGACCAAAAGTGACGATGAAGAAGACGTACCATTAGCACAAAGGAAAAGATTCACCCGAGTTGAGATGGCGAGAGTACTTATGGAAAGAAATCAATATAAAGAACGATTTATGGAGCTTCAGGAAGCTGTTAGATGGACTGAAATGATTCGAGCTAGCAAAACAGACCCAGCTAGTATTTCTGGTGGAAAACAATCTGTTTGGAAGTT tTTTAGTAATCTCTTTACCGGACCAGCTGATCGGGGGTCTTTACATCGAAATCCTCATGCATTGCCTCATATTCGATATAGCGCTCCAACTAATCAAGTTGTACCAGCTCCACCATTAGATGCAATGCGTAGACGTACACTAAAAAATCGTCATGAGATTTTTGACCAAGGAGATACAAT CTCATCAGAAAAACGAGTGGCCAGACTTGCAAACGAAAGGAAAGAACAATATCGACAAGTTAGGGCACACGTGAGAAAAGAAGATGGCCGATTGCAAGCTTATGGATGGAGTTTGCCTGGAAAACCTAGTGCACCTGCTAGACAGCCAGTTCCAGTTCCTGTTTATTGTCGTCCACTTCAAGAAACTGAACCGGGAATGAAG atatggTGTGGGGCTGGAGTTAACTTAAGTGGTGGCAAAACCCGTGATGGTGGATTAGCTGTCGGTGGAAGTGTTTTTTATGCTGACGAAGCTAAAGAAACATCAGTAGTAAAAGGAGAGGTTGAGGATGCTGTTGAACATCTGGACAAAGAACTACAGGAATCTGAACAACGTCGCTTGGAAGCTGAACACCAAGATCAACAATTAAGTTCTCTTGTATGGATCTGCACTTCAACTCAAAAAATGTCCAAAGTATCTGTGATAGATGCTAATAATCCAGCAGATATTTTACAAGTGTTTAATGTTTGTCAGAGTCATTTGCTCTGCATTGCAAGTGTACCTGGTGCCAAACAAAGCGATTATATTCATAATACAGATGACTGTTCACCTCGAACAATGAATGGAATGGGTGAAATAGATCTTGGTAATCTTAAAAATGCCAATCATAAcagtgataatttaattattggagAAGCTACAACGAATAGTGACACTAAAAACTGTCAGAAAACAGAAGACTTTATTGATCGCAGCCAAGCAACCTCTGAAGGACCTAGTTCTTTGGAAGAAAAACCGAGCGAtgattctgaaaaaattactgacATTGATCATAGTTTAAATACTGAACCTCAAAGTTTAGAAGCAACTGATGGTGAATCAGTACTTATAGGTAAAATACACTTTGTTCAAAGTAGTATTGACAATCCgtcaattaaaaaagaaatagatTCAAATGTGCCGAAAGCCAACGTTGATAGTGATAcaactattgaaaaaatgtcaTCAATCCAACCTACTATGTGGTTAGGAGCTCAAAACGGAGCTATTTATGTTCACTCAGCAGTTACTCAATGGTCTGTCTGTTTGCATACAGTAATGCTCAAGGATGCAGTGTTGGGaatagt TCACATACAAGGTAGAGTGCTAGTAGCTCTTGCTGATGGAACAGTGGTAATATTTCGACGAGGATCTGATGGGCAATGGGATTTATCCAAATATCATGTTATAACTTTAGGAAGTCCACAACATGCAATTAGATGCATGACATCTGTATCAGGAAAAACAGTTTGGTGTggatatagaaataaaattcatgTAATTGATCCAGTCCTCATGACTCTCGag TGTACCGTTGACGCACACCCAAGACGAGAATCACAAGTCCGACAATTAGCTTGGCTTGGTGAAGGTGTCTGGGTTAGCATAAGATTAGACTCTACATTAAGATTATATCATGCTCATACGTATCAACATCTTCAAGACGTAGACATTGAACCGTATGTCAGTAAAATGCTTGGTACTGGAAAACTTGGTTTTTCTTTTGTTAGAATCACCGCATTGCTTATTTCCTCTAACCGACTGTGGATTGGAACGGGCAATGGTGTAATCATATCTGTACCATTATCTGAAA gTGCTGGAGGATCTTTAGCAGTATCTAGAGTACAAAGTGTGGGAAGTAAAAGTGATGCGCCTGGAGTTGGAGTAAGGGTATTCGCGTCAGAGCATGGGGTAACACCAGGAAGTTTTGTACCATATTGCAGTATGGCACATGCTCAACTCAGCTTCCATGGACATCGAGACGCGGTCAAAATGTTTGTTGCTGTCCCTG GGCACGGAGGTCAAAGTGCTGTTTCAGATGGTTCTCAACCAGCAATGTTAGTTTTATCAGGTGGTGAAGGCTACATTGATTTTCGTGTTG